One Brachyspira pilosicoli P43/6/78 genomic window carries:
- a CDS encoding malic enzyme-like NAD(P)-binding protein produces the protein MSDELKTKALEYHSKEKAGKIEVIATKPCKTADDLSLAYTPGVAKPVLEIAENPNDAYKYTSKGNLVAVISNGTAILGLGDRGALASKPVMEGKGILFKRFADIDVFDIEINEKNPDKIIEIVKALEPTFGGINLEDIKAPECFKIEKTLIEKCDIPVFHDDQHGTAIICSAALINALEIANIDKKNAKIVFNGAGSAGISCAKMFVALGVPRENIIMCDSKGVITKERIESVTEEKREFATDLKVKNLEEAMKGANVFAGLSVADCVSEDMVKSMAKNPIIFAMANPNPEIQYEKAIAIRDDLIMATGRSDYPNQINNVLGFPFIFRGALDVKAKAISEKMKMAASLALAALAKEKVPEEVFKAYGNKTFEFGKNYIVPKPFDPRVIEWVSPAVAKAACDEGLAREPITDFEKYKASLKDRMKKYWN, from the coding sequence ATGTCAGATGAATTAAAGACAAAAGCATTAGAATATCATTCAAAAGAAAAAGCAGGCAAAATAGAAGTTATAGCAACAAAGCCTTGTAAAACTGCTGATGACTTATCTTTAGCATATACTCCGGGAGTGGCAAAGCCTGTACTTGAAATAGCAGAAAATCCAAATGATGCTTATAAATATACTTCTAAAGGGAATTTAGTAGCTGTTATATCAAATGGAACTGCAATACTTGGTTTGGGGGACAGAGGTGCTTTAGCTTCAAAACCTGTTATGGAAGGAAAGGGTATATTATTTAAACGCTTTGCTGATATTGATGTTTTTGATATAGAGATAAATGAAAAGAATCCTGATAAAATCATAGAAATAGTAAAAGCATTAGAGCCTACATTTGGAGGAATTAACCTTGAAGATATAAAAGCTCCTGAATGTTTCAAAATAGAAAAAACTCTAATAGAAAAATGCGATATACCTGTATTTCATGATGACCAACACGGAACTGCTATAATATGTTCTGCTGCTTTGATTAATGCTTTGGAAATCGCAAATATAGACAAAAAAAATGCCAAGATAGTATTTAACGGTGCCGGTTCTGCGGGCATTTCTTGTGCTAAAATGTTTGTAGCATTAGGGGTTCCTAGAGAAAATATAATTATGTGCGACAGTAAAGGTGTTATCACTAAAGAGAGAATAGAATCTGTTACTGAAGAGAAAAGAGAGTTTGCAACAGATTTAAAAGTAAAAAATCTTGAAGAAGCTATGAAAGGGGCTAATGTATTTGCTGGGCTTTCTGTTGCTGATTGTGTTAGTGAGGATATGGTTAAATCTATGGCTAAAAACCCTATAATATTTGCTATGGCTAACCCTAACCCTGAAATACAATACGAGAAGGCTATAGCTATAAGAGATGATTTAATTATGGCTACAGGAAGAAGTGATTATCCTAATCAGATTAACAACGTGTTAGGTTTTCCTTTTATATTCAGAGGTGCTTTAGATGTGAAGGCAAAAGCTATATCAGAAAAAATGAAAATGGCGGCTTCATTAGCATTGGCTGCCCTTGCTAAAGAAAAAGTTCCTGAAGAAGTTTTCAAAGCTTATGGAAACAAGACTTTTGAGTTTGGCAAAAATTATATAGTGCCAAAACCTTTTGACCCTAGGGTTATTGAATGGGTATCTCCTGCTGTTGCTAAGGCTGCTTGTGATGAGGGGCTTGCTAGAGAGCCTATCACAGATTTTGAAAAATATAAGGCTTCTCTAAAAGATAGAATGAAAAAATATTGGAATTAA
- the metX gene encoding homoserine O-acetyltransferase MetX: MIEYFNYNKTFKFENSAAIDNLKIAYTTNGKLNDKKDNAILICHAFTGDSDVLTWWSNFVGKKKAIDTDKYFVICSNVLGGCYGTTGPSSKKPNSNLCYGTDFPSFTMKDIVKAQKLLIDYLKINKLYAVVGGSMGGMQVLQWSASYPNMMDKLIIIASCMSHSPMQIAFNEISRQAITEDSEWYGGKYYGISTPDNGLALARMLGHITYMSEEYMRKKFGRRRKKAIKYFTPSFEVENYLHYNGEKFTERFDANSFLYLTKAMDLFDVRDDIKKIKKHSIDKVLVISFVSDWLYPSYQSEDIVKTYREINIDTEFHELKSNYGHDTFLLKNDEQTKYIKNFLNS, encoded by the coding sequence ATGATAGAATATTTTAATTATAATAAAACTTTTAAATTTGAAAACTCTGCTGCTATAGATAATTTAAAAATAGCTTACACTACAAATGGTAAATTAAATGATAAAAAAGATAATGCCATATTAATTTGCCATGCTTTTACAGGGGATAGTGATGTTCTAACTTGGTGGAGCAATTTTGTTGGCAAGAAAAAAGCTATAGACACAGATAAATATTTTGTAATATGTTCAAATGTGCTTGGAGGCTGCTACGGTACTACTGGTCCTTCATCAAAGAAACCTAATAGTAATTTGTGTTATGGTACAGATTTTCCAAGCTTTACTATGAAAGACATTGTAAAGGCTCAAAAGTTATTAATAGATTATTTGAAGATAAATAAGCTTTATGCTGTTGTAGGCGGTTCTATGGGCGGAATGCAAGTCTTGCAGTGGAGTGCATCATACCCAAATATGATGGATAAATTAATCATTATAGCAAGCTGTATGAGTCATTCACCTATGCAAATAGCTTTTAATGAAATATCAAGACAGGCTATCACAGAAGATTCAGAATGGTATGGAGGTAAATATTACGGCATATCCACTCCAGATAATGGACTTGCTTTGGCTAGAATGCTTGGGCATATCACATATATGAGCGAAGAGTATATGAGAAAGAAATTTGGAAGAAGAAGAAAAAAGGCTATAAAATATTTTACTCCTTCTTTTGAAGTAGAAAATTATTTGCATTACAATGGGGAGAAGTTTACTGAGAGATTTGATGCTAATAGTTTTTTGTATCTTACTAAGGCTATGGATTTATTTGATGTGAGAGATGATATAAAAAAAATAAAGAAGCACTCTATAGATAAAGTTCTTGTAATATCATTTGTATCAGATTGGCTTTATCCGAGCTATCAGTCTGAGGATATAGTAAAAACTTATAGAGAAATTAATATTGATACTGAGTTTCATGAATTAAAATCAAACTATGGTCATGATACTTTTTTACTTAAAAATGATGAGCAGACAAAATATATAAAAAACTTTTTAAACTCTTAA
- a CDS encoding O-acetylhomoserine aminocarboxypropyltransferase/cysteine synthase family protein, with protein sequence MSRQLKFETLSVHAGQENNDVFGSRGVPIYKTTSYMFKNSKHAADLFDLKELGYIYTRLGDPTTDVLEKRITAMENGKSSIAVSSGTSAIFNTMITICEAGDEILSSFSLYGGTYSQFAAILPKFGINTNFVDAKDPKNFENAITKKTKAIYIETISNPSLDFTDIEEVAKIAHNNNIPLIVDGTFTTPYLLQTINYGADIVINSLTKWIGGHGSSVGGAVTDAGKFNWKDDKFTLFTQPDANYHGLKWAYDLPDELRDIAFTMRFRTVPLRNLGACLSPDNSWVFIQGMESLPLRMDRHSFNAMKVAEFLEKDDRVEWVRYPGLKNDASYNVAKKYLKDDKFGGMVVFGIKGGYDAAVKFIDNIKLFSHLVNVGDVKSLVAHPASTTHSQLSEEELINAGITKNFIRLSIGIEHIDDILYYLDEALTIASK encoded by the coding sequence ATGTCAAGACAATTAAAATTTGAAACTTTATCTGTTCATGCAGGACAAGAGAATAATGATGTGTTTGGAAGCAGAGGTGTACCTATATATAAAACAACATCTTATATGTTTAAAAACTCTAAACATGCTGCTGATTTATTTGACTTAAAAGAGTTAGGCTATATTTACACAAGATTAGGCGACCCTACTACAGACGTATTAGAAAAGAGAATTACAGCAATGGAAAACGGCAAATCTTCTATAGCGGTATCTTCTGGAACTAGTGCTATATTTAATACTATGATTACTATATGCGAGGCTGGTGATGAAATATTATCATCTTTTAGTTTGTATGGAGGTACATATTCACAATTTGCTGCCATTCTTCCAAAATTTGGTATTAACACAAACTTTGTTGATGCCAAAGACCCAAAAAACTTTGAAAATGCAATTACTAAAAAAACAAAAGCAATATATATAGAAACAATATCAAACCCTTCATTAGATTTTACAGATATAGAAGAAGTAGCAAAAATAGCCCATAATAACAACATACCACTAATAGTAGATGGTACTTTTACAACACCTTATCTACTTCAAACTATAAATTATGGAGCTGATATAGTAATTAACTCTCTTACCAAATGGATTGGCGGGCATGGAAGCAGTGTTGGAGGGGCAGTTACTGATGCTGGTAAGTTTAATTGGAAAGATGATAAGTTTACTTTGTTTACTCAGCCTGATGCTAATTATCATGGATTAAAATGGGCTTATGATTTGCCTGATGAGTTAAGAGATATTGCTTTTACTATGAGATTTAGAACTGTGCCTTTAAGAAACTTAGGAGCTTGTTTGTCGCCTGATAATTCTTGGGTATTTATTCAGGGAATGGAGTCTTTGCCTTTGAGAATGGATAGGCATTCATTTAATGCTATGAAGGTTGCTGAGTTTTTAGAGAAAGATGATAGGGTTGAGTGGGTGAGGTATCCTGGTCTTAAAAATGATGCTTCTTACAATGTAGCTAAAAAATATTTGAAAGATGATAAGTTTGGCGGAATGGTTGTATTTGGCATAAAGGGCGGATATGATGCTGCTGTTAAGTTTATAGACAATATAAAACTATTTTCTCATCTTGTTAATGTGGGAGATGTTAAGAGTTTGGTTGCACACCCTGCTTCTACAACGCATTCTCAATTATCTGAAGAAGAGTTAATAAATGCAGGTATTACCAAAAACTTTATAAGGCTTTCTATAGGAATAGAGCATATAGATGATATATTGTATTATCTTGATGAGGCTTTAACTATAGCAAGTAAATAA